One window from the genome of Haliaeetus albicilla chromosome 26, bHalAlb1.1, whole genome shotgun sequence encodes:
- the LOC138682140 gene encoding small nuclear ribonucleoprotein E-like — MGFGNLIFRYLQNRSRIQVWLYEQVNMRLEGCIIGFDEYRNLVPDDAEEIRSKPKSRKELGITISFRFVQESQKYLHRNAQHGNERGQNRLNLSFIWCGCRFYGI, encoded by the exons ATGGGGTTTGGT AACCTCATCTTCCGCTACCTGCAGAAC AGGTCCAGGATCCAGGTGTGGCTTTATGAGCAAGTGAACATGCGGCTAGAAGGCTGCATCATT GGCTTTGATGAATATAGGAACTTGGTGCCAGACGACGCAGAGGAAATTCGCTCCAAACCAAAATCAAGGAAAGAGCTGGGTAT AACTATTTCATTCCGTTTTGTCCAAGAGAGTCAGAAATACTTGCACAGAAACGCGCAGCATGGGAATGAAAGGGGTCAGAACCGCTTGAATTTGAGCTTTATCTGGTGTGGTTGCAGGTTTTATGGCATTTAG